The following proteins come from a genomic window of Miscanthus floridulus cultivar M001 chromosome 2, ASM1932011v1, whole genome shotgun sequence:
- the LOC136535684 gene encoding ABC transporter G family member 22-like isoform X1: MEKPMMDAAADRGGGGGGTGIGRTKSEQLAPSQSLSRTPSAETVLSTPADAPSLSRKSSFGRKRRSASVGGGNNNSHIRKSRSAQLKLDVEDLIGSGAALSRASSASLGLSFTFTGFTPPLQHMCSADPPPFSDDDENPMDIEAGTRRKKLMTEPTLPIYLKFAEVKYRVAGKGSPREILGAISGSASPGEVLALMGPSGSGKTTLLSILGGRAGSGAVKGCISYNDEPYSKSLKRRIGFVTQDDVLFTHLTVKETLTYAALLRLPRTMTRQQKKERAMDIIYELGLERCQDTMIGGSFIRGVSGGERKRVCIGNEILINPSLLFLDEPTSGLDSTTALRIVQLLHDIAEDGKTVITTIHQPSSRLFHKFDKLILLGKGSLLYFGKASEAMPYFQSIGCTPLIAMNPAEFLLDLANGNTNDVSVPSELDDKVHMENNNSKNDHRPSAQDVHEYLVDAYETRVAFKEKKKLLAPLPICDDLKATITSSKREWGTSWWQQYSILFCRGIKERRHDYLSWMRITQVIATSIILGLLWWRSDPSTLKGLEDQAGLLFFIAVFWGFFPVFTAIFTFPQERAMLNKERAVDMYKLSAYFLARTTSDLPLDLFLPVIFMVIVYFMAGLKATASHFFLSVLTVFLSIIAAQGLGLAIGATLLDIKKATTLASVTVMTFMLAGGFFVKRVPPFISWLRYLSFNYHTYRLLLKVQYDPVPDILTTTKHMDNGATEVAALVAMIIAYRVLAYLSLRRVKAGSS; this comes from the exons ATGGAGAAGCCGATGATGGACGCTGCCGCGGaccgcggcggcggaggaggaggaacaGGGATCGGGCGGACCAAGTCGGAACAGCTGGCGCCGTCGCAGTCGCTGAGCCGGACGCCGTCGGCGGAGACGGTGCTGAGCACGCCGGCGGACGCGCCCAGCCTGTCGCGCAAGTCCAGCTTCGGAAGGAAGCGGCGCTCCGCGTCGGTCGGCGGCGGCAACAACAACAGCCACATCCGCAAGTCCCGGAGCGCGCAGCTGAAGCTTGACGTGGAGGACCTCATCGGCAGCGGCGCCGCGCTCAGCCGCGCCTCCAGCGCCAGCCTCGGCTTGTCCTTCACCTTCACCGGCTTCACCCCGCCGCTCCAGCACATGTGCTCCGCCGACCCACCGCCCTTCAGCGACGACGACGAGAACC CGATGGACATCGAGGCCGGCACACGGCGCAAGAAGCTCATGACCGAGCCGACCTTGCCGATATACCTCAAG TTTGCGGAGGTGAAGTACAGGGTGGCGGGGAAGGGCTCGCCGCGGGAGATTCTGGGAGCGATATCCGGGTCGGCGTCCCCCGGCGAGGTGCTGGCGCTGATGGGCCCGTCCGGCAGCGGCAAGACGACGCTGCTGAGCATCCTGGGCGGGAGGGCCGGCAGCGGCGCCGTCAAGGGCTGCATCTCCTACAACGACGAGCCCTACAGCAAGTCCCTCAAGCGCAG GATAGGATTTGTGACTCAAGATGATGTTCTCTTTACCCATCTTACTGTGAAGGAGACATTGACTTACGCGGCACTACTTCGTCTCCCAAGAACAATGACACGACAACAAAAGAAAGAGCGGGCGATGGACATCATATATGAGCTTGGTCTTGAAAG GTGCCAGGACACAATGATCGGAGGATCATTTATACGTGGGGTTTCTGGGGGTGAAAGGAAAAGAGTTTGCATTGGAAATGAGATTTTAATCAATCCATCTTTACTGTTTCTGGATGAGCCAACATCTGGGCTGGATTCAACTACAGCTCTAAGGATCGTTCAACTTCTTCATGACATAGCTGAG GATGGGAAGACGGTAATCACCACAATTCACCAACCATCTAGCAGGCTGTTTCATAAGTTCGACAAGCTTATCCTCTTGGGAAAAGGAAGTTTGCTATACTTTGGGAAGGCATCTGAAGCCATGCCATACTTCCAGTCCATTGGATGCACCCCACTTATTGCAATGAACCCTGCAGAGTTTCTACTGGATCTCGCCAATGGAAACACTAATGATGTCTCAGTCCCTTCAGAATTAGATGACAAGGTGCATATGGAGAATAATAATTCCAAGAATGACCACAGGCCATCAGCACAAGATGTTCATGAG TATTTGGTAGATGCCTATGAGACTCGAGTGGCTTTTAAGGAGAAGAAGAAGCTTCTAGCACCACTGCCTATTTGTGATGATCTGAAGGCAACTATAACATCATCGAAGCGAGAGTGGGGCACTTCCTGGTGGCAGCAATACTCCATCCTCTTTTGTAGAGGGATCAAGGAACGACGACATGATTATCTGAGTTGGATGAGAATCACCCAAGTCATAGCTACATCGATTATCTTAGGTTTATTGTGGTGGCGCTCTGATCCCAGCACACTAAAAGGTCTAGAGGATCAG GCTGGCCTACTGTTTTTCATTGCTGTGTTTTGGGGTTTCTTTCCTGTGTTTACTGCAATCTTCACATTCCCTCAAGAGAGGGCAATGTTGAACAAGGAGCGTGCAGTTGACATGTACAAGCTCAGTGCATACTTCTTGGCGAGAACAACAAGTGATCTACCGCTTGACCTTTTCCTCCCTGTCATATTTATGGTGATCGTCTACTTCATGGCAGGCCTCAAAGCAACTGCTTCACATTTCTTTCTTAGCGTGCTGACTGTCTTTCTCAGCATAATTGCTGCTCAG GGACTAGGATTGGCAATTGGAGCTACCCTGCTGGATATCAAGAAGGCAACAACTCTAGCTTCAGTTACTGTCATGACATTCATGCTAGCAGGAGGCTTCTTTGTAAAG AGGGTTCCGCCGTTCATCTCCTGGCTGCGCTACCTGTCCTTCAACTACCACACCTACAGGCTCCTGCTGAAGGTGCAGTACGATCCCGTGCCGGACATCCTGACCACCACGAAACACATGGACAACGGTGCCACTGAGGTGGCAGCTCTCGTCGCGATGATCATCGCGTACCGGGTGCTGGCCTACCTGTCCCTGAGAAGGGTGAAGGCCGGAAGCAGCTAG
- the LOC136535684 gene encoding ABC transporter G family member 22-like isoform X2, producing MEKPMMDAAADRGGGGGGTGIGRTKSEQLAPSQSLSRTPSAETVLSTPADAPSLSRKSSFGRKRRSASVGGGNNNSHIRKSRSAQLKLDVEDLIGSGAALSRASSASLGLSFTFTGFTPPLQHMCSADPPPFSDDDENPMDIEAGTRRKKLMTEPTLPIYLKFAEVKYRVAGKGSPREILGAISGSASPGEVLALMGPSGSGKTTLLSILGGRAGSGAVKGCISYNDEPYSKSLKRRIGFVTQDDVLFTHLTVKETLTYAALLRLPRTMTRQQKKERAMDIIYELGLERCQDTMIGGSFIRGVSGGERKRVCIGNEILINPSLLFLDEPTSGLDSTTALRIVQLLHDIAEDGKTVITTIHQPSSRLFHKFDKLILLGKGSLLYFGKASEAMPYFQSIGCTPLIAMNPAEFLLDLANGNTNDVSVPSELDDKYLVDAYETRVAFKEKKKLLAPLPICDDLKATITSSKREWGTSWWQQYSILFCRGIKERRHDYLSWMRITQVIATSIILGLLWWRSDPSTLKGLEDQAGLLFFIAVFWGFFPVFTAIFTFPQERAMLNKERAVDMYKLSAYFLARTTSDLPLDLFLPVIFMVIVYFMAGLKATASHFFLSVLTVFLSIIAAQGLGLAIGATLLDIKKATTLASVTVMTFMLAGGFFVKRVPPFISWLRYLSFNYHTYRLLLKVQYDPVPDILTTTKHMDNGATEVAALVAMIIAYRVLAYLSLRRVKAGSS from the exons ATGGAGAAGCCGATGATGGACGCTGCCGCGGaccgcggcggcggaggaggaggaacaGGGATCGGGCGGACCAAGTCGGAACAGCTGGCGCCGTCGCAGTCGCTGAGCCGGACGCCGTCGGCGGAGACGGTGCTGAGCACGCCGGCGGACGCGCCCAGCCTGTCGCGCAAGTCCAGCTTCGGAAGGAAGCGGCGCTCCGCGTCGGTCGGCGGCGGCAACAACAACAGCCACATCCGCAAGTCCCGGAGCGCGCAGCTGAAGCTTGACGTGGAGGACCTCATCGGCAGCGGCGCCGCGCTCAGCCGCGCCTCCAGCGCCAGCCTCGGCTTGTCCTTCACCTTCACCGGCTTCACCCCGCCGCTCCAGCACATGTGCTCCGCCGACCCACCGCCCTTCAGCGACGACGACGAGAACC CGATGGACATCGAGGCCGGCACACGGCGCAAGAAGCTCATGACCGAGCCGACCTTGCCGATATACCTCAAG TTTGCGGAGGTGAAGTACAGGGTGGCGGGGAAGGGCTCGCCGCGGGAGATTCTGGGAGCGATATCCGGGTCGGCGTCCCCCGGCGAGGTGCTGGCGCTGATGGGCCCGTCCGGCAGCGGCAAGACGACGCTGCTGAGCATCCTGGGCGGGAGGGCCGGCAGCGGCGCCGTCAAGGGCTGCATCTCCTACAACGACGAGCCCTACAGCAAGTCCCTCAAGCGCAG GATAGGATTTGTGACTCAAGATGATGTTCTCTTTACCCATCTTACTGTGAAGGAGACATTGACTTACGCGGCACTACTTCGTCTCCCAAGAACAATGACACGACAACAAAAGAAAGAGCGGGCGATGGACATCATATATGAGCTTGGTCTTGAAAG GTGCCAGGACACAATGATCGGAGGATCATTTATACGTGGGGTTTCTGGGGGTGAAAGGAAAAGAGTTTGCATTGGAAATGAGATTTTAATCAATCCATCTTTACTGTTTCTGGATGAGCCAACATCTGGGCTGGATTCAACTACAGCTCTAAGGATCGTTCAACTTCTTCATGACATAGCTGAG GATGGGAAGACGGTAATCACCACAATTCACCAACCATCTAGCAGGCTGTTTCATAAGTTCGACAAGCTTATCCTCTTGGGAAAAGGAAGTTTGCTATACTTTGGGAAGGCATCTGAAGCCATGCCATACTTCCAGTCCATTGGATGCACCCCACTTATTGCAATGAACCCTGCAGAGTTTCTACTGGATCTCGCCAATGGAAACACTAATGATGTCTCAGTCCCTTCAGAATTAGATGACAAG TATTTGGTAGATGCCTATGAGACTCGAGTGGCTTTTAAGGAGAAGAAGAAGCTTCTAGCACCACTGCCTATTTGTGATGATCTGAAGGCAACTATAACATCATCGAAGCGAGAGTGGGGCACTTCCTGGTGGCAGCAATACTCCATCCTCTTTTGTAGAGGGATCAAGGAACGACGACATGATTATCTGAGTTGGATGAGAATCACCCAAGTCATAGCTACATCGATTATCTTAGGTTTATTGTGGTGGCGCTCTGATCCCAGCACACTAAAAGGTCTAGAGGATCAG GCTGGCCTACTGTTTTTCATTGCTGTGTTTTGGGGTTTCTTTCCTGTGTTTACTGCAATCTTCACATTCCCTCAAGAGAGGGCAATGTTGAACAAGGAGCGTGCAGTTGACATGTACAAGCTCAGTGCATACTTCTTGGCGAGAACAACAAGTGATCTACCGCTTGACCTTTTCCTCCCTGTCATATTTATGGTGATCGTCTACTTCATGGCAGGCCTCAAAGCAACTGCTTCACATTTCTTTCTTAGCGTGCTGACTGTCTTTCTCAGCATAATTGCTGCTCAG GGACTAGGATTGGCAATTGGAGCTACCCTGCTGGATATCAAGAAGGCAACAACTCTAGCTTCAGTTACTGTCATGACATTCATGCTAGCAGGAGGCTTCTTTGTAAAG AGGGTTCCGCCGTTCATCTCCTGGCTGCGCTACCTGTCCTTCAACTACCACACCTACAGGCTCCTGCTGAAGGTGCAGTACGATCCCGTGCCGGACATCCTGACCACCACGAAACACATGGACAACGGTGCCACTGAGGTGGCAGCTCTCGTCGCGATGATCATCGCGTACCGGGTGCTGGCCTACCTGTCCCTGAGAAGGGTGAAGGCCGGAAGCAGCTAG
- the LOC136535685 gene encoding cell number regulator 13-like isoform X1: MASWDNLGELSNIAQLTGLDAVKLISLIVRAASTARLHKRNCRRFAQHLKLIGGLLEQLRVSELRKYPETREPLEQLEDALRRGYLLVNSCQDRSYLYLLAMGWNIVYQFRKAQSEIDNYLRLVPLITLVDNARIRDRLEYIERDQCEYSFDEEDKKVQDALLNPDPCTNPTMVLKKTLSCSYPNLPFNDALRKESEKLQVELQRSQSNMDLGSCEVIQHLLGVTKTVESTIPDEETNAKASEKKGSNYSESKGDSAKSFDDDDDYPKKQKDDYPKKQKDTCSTQRCSSQVPYGHDLVSSRGSYSDEWHADLLGCCSEPALCLKTLFFPCGTFSRIASVAKDRPMSSGEACNDIMAYSLILSCCCYTCCVRRKLRQKMDIAGGCCDDFLSHLLCCCCALVQEWREVEIRGAYSEKTKVTPPPCQYMEH, translated from the exons ATGGCGTCGTGGGACAATCTCGGGGAGCTCTCCAACATCGCGCAGCTCACGGGTCTGGACGCCGTCAAGCTCATCTCCCTCATCGTCAGGGCGGCGTCCACGGCGCGGCTGCACAAGCGCAACTGCCGCCGCTTCGCGCAGCACCTCAAGCTCATCGGCGGCCTGCTGGAGCAGCTCCGCGTGTCGGAGCTCCGGAAGTACCCGGAGACGCGGGAGCCGCTGGAGCAGCTCGAGGACGCGCTCCGCCGGGGCTACCTGCTCGTCAACTCCTGCCAGGACCGCTCCTACCTCTACCTCCTCGCCATGGGCTGGAACATCGTCTACCAGTTCCGCAAGGCGCAGAGCGAGATCGACAATTACCTACGCCTCGTCCCGCTCATCACGCTCGTCGACAATGCCCGCATTCGG GATCGGCTTGAGTATATTGAGAGGGACCAATGTGAATATTCTTTTGACGAGGAAGACAAGAAAGTGCAAGATGCTTTGTTAAATCCTGACCCTTGCACGAATCCTACAATGGTGCTCAAGAAGACTCTGTCATGttcctatccaaacttgcctttcAATGACGCCCtccgaaaggaaagtgagaagctTCAGGTTGAGCTTCAAAGATCACAGAGCAACATGGATCTGGGTTCGTGTGAGGTTATTCAACACCTGCTTGGAGTAACCAAAACTGTGGAATCTACAATTCCAGACGAAGAAACAAATGCCAAAGCTTCGGAAAAGAAGGGTTCAAACTACAGTGAATCCAAAGGAGATAGTGCAAAATcgtttgatgatgatgatgactatcCTAAGAAGCAAAAGGATGACTATCCTAAGAAGCAAAAGGATACCTGCAGCACACAACG ATGTTCTTCACAAGTTCCATATGGTCATGATCTTGTCTCAAGTAGAGGATCATACAGCGATGAGTGGCATGCAGATTTACTTGGCTGCTGTTCAGAACCGGCTTTGT GTTTGAAGACCTTGTTCTTCCCCTGTGGAACCTTCTCGAGAATTGCTTCAGTCGCCAAGGACAGGCCAATGT CTTCTGGAGAGGCTTGCAATGACATTATGGCATACTCCCTAATATTGTCCTGCTGCTGTTATACATGCTGTGTAAGGAGAAAGCTTCGCCAAAAGATGGACATTGCG GGAGGCTGCTGTGATGACTTTCTTTCACATCTGCTGTGTTGTTGCTGTGCACTTGTTCAAGAATGGCGGGAAGTTGAGATCCGTGGAGCATATA GCGAAAAGACGAAGGTTACCCCACCGCCATGTCAATATATGGAGCATTAA
- the LOC136535685 gene encoding cell number regulator 13-like isoform X2, with protein MASWDNLGELSNIAQLTGLDAVKLISLIVRAASTARLHKRNCRRFAQHLKLIGGLLEQLRVSELRKYPETREPLEQLEDALRRGYLLVNSCQDRSYLYLLAMGWNIVYQFRKAQSEIDNYLRLVPLITLVDNARIRDRLEYIERDQCEYSFDEEDKKVQDALLNPDPCTNPTMVLKKTLSCSYPNLPFNDALRKESEKLQVELQRSQSNMDLGSCEVIQHLLGVTKTVESTIPDEETNAKASEKKGSNYSESKGDSAKSFDDDDDYPKKQKDDYPKKQKDTCSTQRCSSQVPYGHDLVSSRGSYSDEWHADLLGCCSEPALCLKTLFFPCGTFSRIASVAKDRPMSSGEACNDIMAYSLILSCCCYTCCVRRKLRQKMDIARTY; from the exons ATGGCGTCGTGGGACAATCTCGGGGAGCTCTCCAACATCGCGCAGCTCACGGGTCTGGACGCCGTCAAGCTCATCTCCCTCATCGTCAGGGCGGCGTCCACGGCGCGGCTGCACAAGCGCAACTGCCGCCGCTTCGCGCAGCACCTCAAGCTCATCGGCGGCCTGCTGGAGCAGCTCCGCGTGTCGGAGCTCCGGAAGTACCCGGAGACGCGGGAGCCGCTGGAGCAGCTCGAGGACGCGCTCCGCCGGGGCTACCTGCTCGTCAACTCCTGCCAGGACCGCTCCTACCTCTACCTCCTCGCCATGGGCTGGAACATCGTCTACCAGTTCCGCAAGGCGCAGAGCGAGATCGACAATTACCTACGCCTCGTCCCGCTCATCACGCTCGTCGACAATGCCCGCATTCGG GATCGGCTTGAGTATATTGAGAGGGACCAATGTGAATATTCTTTTGACGAGGAAGACAAGAAAGTGCAAGATGCTTTGTTAAATCCTGACCCTTGCACGAATCCTACAATGGTGCTCAAGAAGACTCTGTCATGttcctatccaaacttgcctttcAATGACGCCCtccgaaaggaaagtgagaagctTCAGGTTGAGCTTCAAAGATCACAGAGCAACATGGATCTGGGTTCGTGTGAGGTTATTCAACACCTGCTTGGAGTAACCAAAACTGTGGAATCTACAATTCCAGACGAAGAAACAAATGCCAAAGCTTCGGAAAAGAAGGGTTCAAACTACAGTGAATCCAAAGGAGATAGTGCAAAATcgtttgatgatgatgatgactatcCTAAGAAGCAAAAGGATGACTATCCTAAGAAGCAAAAGGATACCTGCAGCACACAACG ATGTTCTTCACAAGTTCCATATGGTCATGATCTTGTCTCAAGTAGAGGATCATACAGCGATGAGTGGCATGCAGATTTACTTGGCTGCTGTTCAGAACCGGCTTTGT GTTTGAAGACCTTGTTCTTCCCCTGTGGAACCTTCTCGAGAATTGCTTCAGTCGCCAAGGACAGGCCAATGT CTTCTGGAGAGGCTTGCAATGACATTATGGCATACTCCCTAATATTGTCCTGCTGCTGTTATACATGCTGTGTAAGGAGAAAGCTTCGCCAAAAGATGGACATTGCG CGAACTTATTGA